One genomic region from Marinobacter szutsaonensis encodes:
- the recR gene encoding recombination mediator RecR: protein MAFSPLVDELVESLRCLPGVGQKTAQRMAFHLLERGRSGGTRLSEALRTAMDGVRRCESCQNFADTEICGICENPIRKNGTLCVVESPSDLLAIEQAGDYKGGYFVLMGHLSPIDGVGPEEIGIERLLRRVQDEGVTELILATNPTVEGEATAHYIADRLDGRNILITRLAHGIPVGGELGYVDGFTLTHAFRGRKPLSE from the coding sequence ATGGCTTTCAGTCCACTGGTTGATGAACTGGTCGAATCCCTGCGCTGCCTTCCGGGCGTTGGTCAGAAAACGGCCCAGCGCATGGCTTTCCATCTGCTGGAACGTGGGCGGTCCGGGGGCACCCGCTTGTCCGAGGCCCTGCGCACGGCGATGGACGGCGTGCGCCGCTGCGAATCGTGTCAGAACTTTGCCGATACCGAGATCTGCGGGATCTGTGAGAACCCGATCCGCAAGAACGGCACCCTGTGCGTGGTGGAAAGCCCCTCCGATCTGCTGGCCATTGAGCAGGCCGGCGACTACAAGGGTGGTTACTTTGTGCTGATGGGCCATCTTTCGCCCATTGATGGCGTCGGCCCCGAAGAAATTGGTATCGAACGCCTGCTGAGACGCGTTCAGGACGAAGGGGTGACCGAGCTGATTCTCGCCACCAACCCCACCGTCGAGGGCGAGGCGACGGCCCATTACATTGCCGACCGACTCGATGGCCGGAACATCCTCATCACCCGTTTGGCCCATGGCATTCCGGTGGGTGGCGAGCTGGGCTATGTTGACGGCTTCACTCTGACCCACGCCTTCCGCGGTCGAAAACCACTCTCCGAATAG
- a CDS encoding YbaB/EbfC family nucleoid-associated protein: protein MFNDMGDLMKKAQQMQEEMKKAQEEIAKAEVTGEAGAGLVKVTMNGRHDVSRVEIDPSLMSEEKEILEDLLAAAVNDAVRRVEANQKEKMSGMMSGMGMPPGFKMPF from the coding sequence ATGTTTAACGACATGGGCGATCTGATGAAAAAAGCCCAGCAAATGCAGGAAGAAATGAAAAAGGCTCAGGAAGAGATCGCCAAGGCCGAAGTGACTGGCGAGGCCGGAGCGGGCCTGGTGAAAGTCACCATGAACGGCCGCCACGATGTGAGCCGGGTCGAGATTGATCCTTCCCTCATGTCTGAAGAGAAAGAGATTCTTGAGGACCTTCTTGCTGCCGCGGTGAACGACGCCGTTCGCCGGGTTGAGGCCAACCAGAAAGAAAAGATGTCCGGAATGATGTCGGGAATGGGCATGCCCCCCGGTTTCAAGATGCCGTTCTGA
- the dnaX gene encoding DNA polymerase III subunit gamma/tau translates to MSYQVLARKWRPRTFEDMVGQEHVLQALIHALENQRLHHAYLFTGTRGVGKTTIGRLLARCLNCETGVTPNPCGECTSCQEIQEGRFVDLIEIDAASRTGVDDMRELTDNVQYAPTRGRYKVYLIDEVHMLTNQSFNAFLKTLEEPPEHVKFLLATTDPQKLPVTVLSRCLQFNLKRMTPEHIAGHLKHVLTEEGIPFEEPALWLLARAADGSMRDALSLTDQAIAFGNQKLAASDVSNMLGTIDQRDIERIVNALVERDGPGLLSEIARISEFAPDYSVILADLLSLFHRVTMEQVVPGSADNALGDANQVQELARKLSAEDAQLFYQAALMGRKDLDITPDARMGFEMTLLRMLAFRPGTDRREPPTVRSGGDSTAGEARDEPGPAAAPKVAEPAPHEPAAVTPAPEVTPVTAPEPEPEPIPQPEPAPEPAPVYEEPPLPEEPPEVEPDFGYEPEPPEAGPGPEADVETKPQPEPEPAPAPVVEEQSGDFVWERDFRDLGIVGMPGNLASQTAMVREGDTIVLTIDDGHARLLNARHEEKIATALRNRFGDSIELRIEQGEPGPHTPAAYEERQRQARQQAAEDAIRKDPVVQSIVERFEARIVEDSIRPIETSRR, encoded by the coding sequence ATGAGCTACCAGGTACTTGCCCGAAAATGGCGCCCCCGCACCTTCGAGGACATGGTGGGCCAGGAACACGTGCTTCAGGCGCTGATCCATGCCCTGGAAAACCAGCGTCTGCACCATGCCTACCTGTTTACCGGCACCCGCGGTGTGGGCAAGACCACCATCGGCCGTCTGCTGGCCCGCTGCCTTAACTGCGAAACCGGTGTCACTCCGAACCCGTGTGGGGAGTGCACCAGTTGCCAGGAGATCCAGGAAGGCCGGTTTGTTGACCTGATCGAGATCGATGCGGCGTCCCGCACCGGCGTCGATGACATGCGGGAACTTACCGATAACGTCCAGTACGCGCCGACCCGTGGCCGCTACAAGGTGTACCTCATTGACGAGGTGCACATGCTTACCAACCAGTCCTTCAACGCGTTCCTGAAAACCCTGGAAGAGCCGCCGGAGCACGTCAAGTTCCTGCTGGCCACCACTGATCCCCAGAAGCTTCCGGTAACGGTGCTATCCCGGTGTCTGCAGTTCAATCTCAAGCGCATGACTCCGGAGCACATTGCCGGCCACCTCAAGCATGTATTGACGGAAGAGGGGATTCCCTTCGAGGAACCGGCACTGTGGCTGCTGGCCCGTGCCGCCGACGGCAGTATGCGGGATGCCCTGAGCCTGACCGATCAGGCCATTGCCTTTGGTAACCAGAAGCTCGCGGCCAGTGATGTCAGCAACATGCTGGGCACCATTGACCAGCGGGACATCGAACGGATTGTTAATGCCCTGGTAGAACGTGACGGCCCGGGCCTGCTCTCTGAAATTGCGAGAATCTCGGAGTTCGCCCCGGATTACAGTGTGATCCTGGCGGATCTGCTCTCCCTGTTCCATCGCGTCACCATGGAACAGGTAGTGCCGGGCAGTGCCGATAATGCCCTGGGTGATGCCAACCAGGTCCAGGAACTGGCCCGGAAGCTCAGCGCCGAGGATGCCCAGCTGTTCTACCAGGCCGCCCTGATGGGCCGTAAGGACCTGGATATCACGCCGGATGCCCGCATGGGTTTTGAAATGACCCTGCTGAGGATGCTGGCGTTCCGCCCAGGTACTGATCGGAGGGAACCGCCGACGGTGCGTTCCGGTGGTGACTCGACCGCGGGCGAAGCCCGGGATGAGCCCGGGCCTGCCGCTGCGCCGAAGGTAGCGGAGCCTGCGCCTCACGAGCCGGCAGCAGTCACACCCGCGCCCGAGGTGACTCCGGTCACGGCGCCGGAGCCGGAGCCGGAACCGATCCCTCAGCCAGAGCCGGCGCCAGAACCGGCACCCGTTTATGAGGAGCCACCGCTGCCCGAAGAGCCACCCGAGGTGGAACCCGATTTCGGATACGAGCCGGAACCACCTGAGGCTGGCCCCGGGCCGGAAGCAGACGTAGAAACAAAACCGCAACCCGAACCTGAGCCTGCGCCAGCGCCGGTCGTTGAAGAACAGAGTGGCGACTTCGTCTGGGAGCGGGATTTCCGGGATCTTGGTATCGTTGGTATGCCCGGTAACCTGGCCAGCCAGACCGCCATGGTTCGGGAAGGCGATACCATCGTACTCACTATCGATGATGGCCATGCCCGCCTGCTCAATGCCCGGCACGAGGAAAAAATCGCCACCGCCTTGAGAAACCGCTTTGGCGACTCCATCGAGTTACGCATAGAGCAGGGCGAACCCGGGCCGCATACACCAGCCGCGTATGAGGAACGGCAGCGCCAGGCACGCCAGCAAGCGGCGGAGGACGCCATCCGCAAGGATCCGGTTGTCCAGTCCATCGTTGAACGATTTGAGGCGCGGATAGTCGAAGACAGTATCCGGCCCATCGAGACCAGCAGGAGATAG
- a CDS encoding 2OG-Fe(II) oxygenase has protein sequence MDNPTVTPIRDPLSFTASPELDVVAGSDITVVGAGQAGASDVSDDWLDQLADGLSEHGWMSLDVRDRLGPGLLTALRDEVAILDRTDAMKTAGIGRGLDLVRDRAVRRDRIAWLQGITPPQAELFRFLDAIRCGLNQRLFLGLKRFETHYATFHPGDFYKRHLDSFRGRASRVVSLVLYLNEDWAPEDGGALQVFNRDNENEVCGMVIPEAGRMALFLSEEIPHEVLPANRTRYSLACWFRQDEVPLPL, from the coding sequence ATGGACAATCCGACAGTTACTCCGATCAGAGACCCTCTCTCCTTTACAGCAAGTCCTGAACTGGATGTTGTTGCTGGCAGTGACATTACGGTCGTTGGCGCAGGGCAGGCGGGTGCTTCAGATGTCTCTGATGACTGGCTGGATCAGTTGGCGGACGGCCTGAGTGAACACGGCTGGATGTCCCTGGATGTCCGTGACCGGCTGGGGCCTGGTCTGCTTACGGCGCTGCGTGACGAAGTGGCCATTCTCGATCGCACCGATGCCATGAAAACGGCCGGCATAGGTCGTGGCTTGGACCTGGTCCGGGATCGTGCCGTGCGCCGTGACCGCATTGCCTGGTTGCAGGGGATTACGCCGCCCCAGGCGGAGCTTTTCCGTTTTCTGGATGCCATCCGCTGTGGTCTGAACCAGCGCCTGTTCCTGGGCCTGAAGCGGTTCGAGACCCACTATGCCACCTTCCATCCGGGGGATTTCTACAAGAGGCATCTGGACAGTTTCCGTGGCCGTGCCTCAAGAGTGGTCAGTCTGGTTCTGTATCTGAATGAGGATTGGGCTCCGGAGGATGGCGGTGCCTTGCAGGTGTTCAACCGGGATAACGAGAACGAGGTGTGCGGAATGGTCATTCCAGAGGCCGGCCGGATGGCTCTGTTCCTGAGCGAGGAAATTCCCCACGAAGTACTGCCGGCAAATCGCACCCGGTACAGTCTGGCCTGCTGGTTCCGGCAGGATGAGGTACCGCTGCCGCTGTGA
- a CDS encoding D-hexose-6-phosphate mutarotase, whose protein sequence is MSESSHRPSRSLSPGQWSFTRWKTIGQLEALEVHHPLFRATLFLQGAHLTQFTPSDEPDWLWLSKNARFEPGRAIRGGIPICWPWFGDPGKNPPAVRKRIHTNSAHGFARTALWKLEDVRENAHEVEISLSLDANEDFADVWSGHALALITFHFSVRGCQLALTTTNLGEEAMAFSQALHTYLPTPDVTRSRVLGLGYSQYIDTLDDWEYKNQEGPVYFEGETDRIYESGEPLTIVTPSGSRKLTSVGSDSTVVWNPGPEKAARLSDFPDEAWKTMLCVETANAASDYRVLNTGQSHTLGVLIGRK, encoded by the coding sequence ATGTCAGAAAGCAGTCACAGACCGTCCCGATCCCTTTCTCCGGGCCAGTGGTCCTTCACCCGCTGGAAAACAATCGGCCAACTGGAAGCCCTGGAGGTCCATCACCCACTGTTTCGCGCCACCCTGTTTCTTCAGGGCGCACACCTGACGCAATTCACGCCAAGCGACGAGCCAGATTGGCTCTGGCTCAGCAAGAACGCCCGGTTTGAGCCAGGCCGGGCGATCCGCGGCGGCATCCCGATATGCTGGCCCTGGTTTGGCGATCCCGGAAAGAATCCGCCGGCCGTTCGCAAGCGCATCCATACCAACAGCGCCCACGGCTTTGCCCGCACGGCGCTCTGGAAACTCGAGGATGTTCGGGAGAATGCCCACGAAGTGGAGATCAGCCTCTCCCTGGACGCCAACGAGGATTTTGCCGACGTCTGGAGCGGCCACGCGCTGGCGCTGATCACTTTCCACTTCTCGGTACGTGGCTGCCAGCTGGCGTTGACCACGACCAATCTGGGCGAAGAGGCGATGGCCTTCAGCCAGGCCCTGCACACCTACCTGCCAACCCCCGACGTGACCCGCTCGAGGGTACTGGGCCTGGGCTACAGCCAATACATCGACACCCTCGATGACTGGGAGTACAAGAACCAGGAAGGCCCGGTGTACTTCGAGGGGGAAACTGACCGCATCTACGAGAGCGGAGAGCCCCTGACCATCGTCACGCCGTCAGGCAGCCGGAAGCTAACCTCCGTGGGCAGCGACTCCACCGTGGTCTGGAATCCGGGCCCGGAAAAGGCCGCCAGGCTGTCGGATTTTCCCGATGAGGCCTGGAAGACCATGCTGTGTGTCGAAACCGCCAATGCAGCCAGTGACTACAGAGTGCTTAATACCGGCCAGAGCCACACCCTGGGTGTGCTGATCGGACGCAAATAA
- a CDS encoding lysophospholipid acyltransferase family protein, with protein sequence MSLASYLKSKLIPADINEHINRIRKPIGSLGYDPWGYNNEVMKYGFSLTRQIYEKYFRVEAHGVENVPAEGPVLIIANHSGQLPIDGLLVGYALASREQQPRIPRAMIERFFPTVPWLGNLLNEFGAVLGDPVNCAKMLANNEAVIVFPEGVRGSGKLYRDRYQLKRFGNGFMHLAMKYKAPIVPVGVVGCEETIPAIANIKPLAKALGIPYAPVAMPVVLPAKVHLNFGPPMYFDDLEIPEELVTERVEQVKAEISRLIDKGLSERKKLF encoded by the coding sequence ATGAGCCTGGCGAGTTACCTGAAATCCAAACTGATACCCGCAGATATCAACGAGCACATCAATCGAATTCGCAAGCCCATCGGTTCGCTGGGGTATGACCCCTGGGGCTACAACAACGAAGTCATGAAATACGGCTTCAGCCTCACCCGTCAGATCTACGAGAAGTATTTTCGGGTAGAGGCCCACGGGGTTGAGAACGTGCCGGCCGAAGGCCCGGTGCTGATCATCGCCAATCACAGCGGGCAGCTCCCGATCGACGGGCTCCTGGTTGGCTATGCCCTGGCCTCCAGAGAACAACAGCCCCGCATTCCCCGGGCCATGATCGAGCGTTTCTTTCCCACTGTACCCTGGCTGGGCAACCTGCTGAACGAATTCGGCGCCGTGCTCGGCGACCCTGTCAACTGCGCCAAGATGCTCGCCAATAACGAGGCGGTCATCGTGTTCCCCGAGGGCGTCCGGGGCTCGGGCAAGCTCTACCGGGACCGCTATCAGCTCAAGCGCTTCGGCAACGGTTTCATGCACCTGGCGATGAAGTACAAGGCACCGATCGTGCCCGTGGGTGTGGTTGGCTGCGAGGAGACCATCCCCGCCATCGCCAACATCAAGCCACTGGCCAAGGCGCTGGGGATTCCCTACGCACCAGTTGCCATGCCGGTGGTGCTGCCCGCCAAGGTGCACCTGAATTTTGGCCCGCCCATGTACTTTGATGACCTGGAGATCCCGGAGGAGCTGGTGACCGAACGGGTCGAGCAGGTGAAAGCGGAAATTAGCCGCCTCATCGACAAGGGATTGAGCGAAAGGAAAAAGCTGTTCTGA
- a CDS encoding SDR family oxidoreductase: MTKQRRPHILVTGAAGALAQRVINQLRDHCDLVAVDFREQVYLGDDIPSYCIDFTKRVFEDLFRRYEFDGVIHLGRIQSSQLTRMRRYNANVLGTQKLLDLSHKYGIKRVVVLSTYHVYGAVAYNPALIDESAPLKAAGLSADLVDSVELENLANIYLWRYPELNITILRPCNIVGPGVRNTMSSLLSSENAPVLAGFSPMMQFIHIDDMADAIVRAYKKPVRGVFNVAPEDWVAYQHALKLCGCRRIPIPSIPPVVPNLILKALKLKSFPSYLTAFFKYPVVIDGRAFAREFDFKPKRPLKEIFRFYRENKRPV, translated from the coding sequence ATGACCAAGCAACGCAGACCCCACATCCTCGTTACCGGTGCTGCCGGCGCCCTGGCCCAGCGGGTCATCAACCAGCTGCGGGATCATTGCGATCTGGTCGCGGTGGATTTCCGGGAGCAGGTCTACCTGGGCGACGACATCCCCAGTTACTGTATCGACTTTACCAAGCGCGTCTTCGAGGACCTGTTCCGCCGCTACGAATTCGACGGCGTCATCCACCTCGGCCGGATCCAGTCCAGCCAGCTGACCCGCATGCGCCGGTACAACGCCAACGTGTTGGGCACCCAGAAGCTGCTGGACCTGAGCCACAAATACGGCATCAAACGAGTTGTGGTGCTCTCCACCTATCACGTCTATGGCGCGGTGGCCTATAACCCGGCACTGATCGACGAATCCGCTCCGCTGAAAGCCGCGGGCCTGAGCGCGGACCTGGTGGATTCGGTGGAGCTGGAGAACCTGGCCAACATCTACCTGTGGCGGTATCCGGAGCTGAACATCACCATCCTGCGCCCGTGCAACATTGTCGGGCCCGGCGTGCGGAACACCATGAGCTCCCTGTTATCCAGCGAGAATGCGCCCGTGCTCGCGGGCTTCTCTCCGATGATGCAGTTCATCCATATCGACGACATGGCGGATGCCATCGTCAGGGCCTACAAGAAGCCGGTTCGCGGGGTCTTCAACGTGGCACCGGAGGACTGGGTGGCCTACCAGCACGCACTCAAACTCTGCGGCTGCCGGCGCATTCCGATTCCGTCCATTCCGCCGGTGGTCCCGAACCTGATCCTGAAAGCCCTGAAGCTGAAAAGTTTCCCTTCGTATCTGACCGCCTTTTTCAAGTATCCTGTCGTTATCGACGGCAGAGCGTTTGCCAGGGAGTTCGATTTCAAGCCGAAACGGCCCCTGAAGGAAATTTTCCGGTTCTACCGGGAGAACAAGCGACCGGTGTAA
- the prsK gene encoding XrtA/PEP-CTERM system histidine kinase PrsK, whose product MLSDLSLISHGAAAIAFGLLTILVATRYLRRDVDRVLFVAALATTLWASALVSQSLWGTPGFIPRYIIELLRDGAWITLLFALLRNASRQGTIHGQMKRILGASTFTLIFVLLAFGILEFTLGWEVLNGKTKVLGQIALSLMGLSLVEQIWRNSPNFGRSSIKYICIGIATIFAFDFFMYADALLFGQVSEAFWNARGLVNALLVPLFAINVLNTRKQPVDFQLSRSAVFHAGTLVLAGGYLLFLALGGYYVKILGGDWGDALRVLFLTISLTFLVTLLLSRRIRARLMVRISQNFFDYKYDYREEWLKMTREMANLGDDPPLPIRVIHILSGLVESNAGAIWLRDEQGAYTLKGSVNMAMPKYTVIDADSDLVRLFRQREWIVDLHEYRNDPVSYDLLEIPDAIAQSSDAWLVIPLYLDNDLYGIAMVGNPFARVELNWENFDLIKVVARQSCNLLAQADAQHRLSRAMQFEAVSKASSFMVHDLKTVIAQLSLLVKNAPKHKHNPAFIEDMINTTEHAVRKMSNLVEHIRKPNSFADPQLQDIDLAELARSLVTHHSHQRPVPRLTGNLPSAWIRADYEQLRSVLGHLIQNAQDATQPDGEITLNLKIARGNVVLFIQDTGNGMTEEFINTSLFKPFESTKGLTGMGIGAYQAREYIRQLGGNIDVTSEPGVGSCFSVRIPLAREKEGAAPPENDTPEFNTENPARNVN is encoded by the coding sequence ATGCTAAGTGATCTCAGCCTGATCAGCCATGGCGCAGCGGCCATTGCCTTTGGCCTGCTGACCATTCTTGTCGCGACCCGCTATCTCAGGCGGGACGTGGACAGGGTACTTTTTGTCGCTGCTCTGGCGACCACCCTCTGGGCCAGCGCCCTGGTGTCGCAATCGCTCTGGGGCACCCCCGGATTTATCCCTCGCTATATTATTGAACTACTCCGGGATGGCGCCTGGATCACCCTGTTATTCGCCCTGCTTCGCAACGCCTCCCGTCAAGGCACCATTCACGGACAGATGAAGAGGATTCTGGGTGCCTCGACCTTCACTCTGATCTTCGTCCTGCTCGCTTTCGGCATCCTTGAATTCACCCTGGGCTGGGAAGTCCTGAATGGCAAGACCAAAGTACTGGGTCAGATCGCCCTCTCTCTTATGGGTTTATCCCTGGTCGAGCAAATCTGGCGCAATTCCCCGAACTTCGGTCGCTCCAGCATCAAATACATCTGCATCGGCATTGCCACCATCTTCGCCTTCGACTTCTTCATGTACGCCGATGCCCTGCTGTTCGGCCAGGTATCGGAAGCCTTCTGGAATGCCCGCGGGCTGGTCAATGCGCTGCTGGTCCCCCTGTTTGCCATCAACGTACTGAACACTCGCAAGCAGCCGGTGGACTTCCAGTTGTCCCGGTCCGCGGTGTTCCATGCCGGCACGCTCGTCCTGGCCGGCGGGTACCTGTTATTCCTCGCGCTCGGCGGCTACTACGTCAAGATCCTCGGAGGTGACTGGGGCGATGCCCTGAGGGTCCTGTTTCTCACCATCTCCCTCACCTTCCTCGTTACCCTGCTGCTGTCCCGCAGGATCCGGGCAAGGCTGATGGTACGGATCAGCCAGAACTTCTTCGACTACAAGTACGACTACCGGGAAGAATGGCTGAAAATGACCCGGGAAATGGCCAATCTCGGCGATGATCCTCCCCTGCCGATCCGCGTCATCCACATCCTTTCCGGGCTGGTGGAAAGCAATGCAGGCGCCATCTGGCTCCGGGACGAACAGGGAGCCTACACACTCAAAGGCTCGGTCAATATGGCCATGCCCAAATACACCGTGATCGACGCGGATTCAGACCTGGTTCGCCTGTTCAGGCAACGGGAATGGATTGTCGACCTGCACGAGTACCGGAATGACCCGGTCAGCTATGACCTGCTGGAAATACCCGACGCCATCGCTCAGAGCTCGGACGCGTGGCTGGTGATTCCCCTGTATCTGGACAACGACCTCTACGGCATCGCCATGGTGGGCAACCCCTTCGCCCGGGTTGAACTTAACTGGGAAAATTTCGACCTGATCAAGGTGGTGGCGCGGCAGTCCTGTAACCTGCTGGCACAGGCAGACGCGCAACACCGGCTGTCCCGGGCCATGCAATTCGAGGCAGTGAGCAAAGCGTCTTCCTTCATGGTTCATGACCTGAAGACCGTGATTGCCCAGCTCTCGCTACTCGTCAAAAACGCGCCGAAACACAAGCACAACCCCGCGTTTATCGAAGACATGATCAACACCACCGAGCACGCCGTGCGGAAAATGTCGAACCTGGTGGAGCATATCCGCAAGCCCAACAGCTTCGCCGATCCACAGTTGCAGGATATCGACCTGGCCGAACTGGCGCGCAGTCTGGTCACCCATCACAGCCACCAGCGCCCCGTTCCGCGGCTGACAGGCAATCTGCCAAGCGCCTGGATCCGGGCGGACTACGAGCAGCTGCGCAGCGTCCTGGGCCACCTGATCCAGAACGCCCAGGACGCAACACAACCGGACGGGGAAATCACCCTGAATCTGAAGATAGCCCGGGGCAACGTCGTATTGTTTATCCAGGACACCGGCAACGGCATGACCGAGGAGTTCATAAACACTTCATTGTTCAAGCCCTTCGAGAGTACCAAGGGGTTAACTGGAATGGGCATTGGAGCGTATCAGGCGCGGGAATATATCAGGCAGCTTGGCGGGAACATTGACGTGACCAGTGAGCCGGGGGTTGGTTCATGTTTTTCAGTTCGGATTCCATTAGCCAGGGAAAAAGAAGGTGCCGCGCCACCAGAAAACGACACGCCAGAATTCAACACTGAAAACCCGGCACGAAACGTCAATTAA
- the prsR gene encoding PEP-CTERM-box response regulator transcription factor has translation MVVNKRLLIVEDDPGLQSQMRWCFSDDLDVAVASDRESALTALRRLEPEVVTLDLGLPPDPGGATEGFHLLEEILRLSPLTKVIVVTGREDKENAVRAIGMGASDFYQKPLDADILAFVVNRAFRLAELERENRDLSSHKNGSNIKGIVAASPQMMTICRTLEKIAPTDVTTLITGETGTGKELLARGLHDLSQRADKPFAAINCAAIPENLLESELFGFEKGSFTGATQSKKGKIESASGGTLFLDEIGDMPMALQAKLLRFLQERVIDRVGSVKPVPVDVRVVCATHRDVRELIESGDFREDLYYRISEITLDVPPLRERDGDSLVIAQSLLKSLGKQMDRPNLTFTEDAVNAITGYSWPGNVREMINKLKRATIMADGKRVTAADLDLPAEQPPSENQLSLRQVRENAERRAITQALRSCNFNMAQASRLLGITRPTLYNLTYKYRIETSEFADNA, from the coding sequence GTGGTTGTAAACAAACGACTCCTGATCGTAGAGGATGACCCGGGCCTGCAAAGCCAGATGCGCTGGTGTTTCAGCGATGATCTGGACGTTGCGGTCGCCTCGGACCGCGAATCGGCCCTCACAGCGCTGCGGCGACTCGAACCGGAAGTCGTTACTCTCGATCTCGGCCTTCCGCCCGATCCCGGTGGAGCCACGGAAGGATTTCATCTACTGGAGGAAATCCTCCGCCTTTCCCCTCTGACCAAGGTCATCGTCGTGACCGGCCGTGAAGACAAGGAGAACGCAGTCCGGGCTATTGGCATGGGCGCTTCGGATTTTTATCAGAAGCCACTCGATGCCGATATTCTCGCCTTTGTGGTCAATCGGGCCTTCCGTTTGGCGGAACTCGAACGGGAGAATCGCGACCTTTCCAGCCACAAGAACGGCTCCAATATCAAAGGCATCGTCGCCGCCAGCCCACAGATGATGACCATCTGCCGCACCCTAGAGAAGATTGCCCCCACCGATGTCACCACCCTGATCACCGGCGAGACCGGCACCGGCAAGGAGCTGCTGGCCCGGGGGCTCCATGATCTCAGCCAGAGGGCCGACAAACCCTTTGCGGCAATCAACTGTGCCGCCATTCCCGAGAACCTGCTCGAGAGCGAGTTATTCGGCTTCGAGAAAGGCTCCTTCACCGGCGCCACCCAGAGCAAGAAAGGCAAGATCGAGAGTGCCAGCGGCGGCACCCTGTTCCTGGACGAGATTGGCGACATGCCCATGGCGCTGCAAGCCAAACTGCTCCGGTTTCTTCAAGAGCGGGTTATCGACAGAGTCGGATCGGTCAAACCGGTTCCCGTCGATGTACGAGTCGTGTGCGCTACCCACCGCGATGTTCGCGAGCTGATTGAAAGCGGAGATTTCCGGGAGGACCTCTACTACCGCATCAGTGAAATAACCCTGGACGTGCCGCCACTGAGGGAGCGGGACGGAGATTCACTGGTTATCGCCCAATCCCTCCTGAAATCCCTGGGCAAACAGATGGACCGGCCCAACCTCACCTTTACCGAGGATGCGGTGAATGCCATTACCGGCTATTCCTGGCCCGGCAACGTGCGAGAGATGATCAACAAGCTCAAACGGGCAACGATCATGGCAGACGGCAAGCGGGTAACGGCTGCGGATCTTGATCTGCCTGCAGAGCAGCCTCCGTCGGAAAATCAGCTGAGTCTGCGACAGGTCCGTGAAAACGCCGAACGACGGGCGATCACCCAGGCCCTCAGGTCCTGCAATTTCAATATGGCCCAGGCCTCCCGCCTGCTCGGAATCACTCGCCCGACGCTCTATAACCTGACGTACAAATACAGGATCGAGACGTCCGAGTTCGCCGACAATGCCTGA